Proteins encoded together in one Temnothorax longispinosus isolate EJ_2023e chromosome 5, Tlon_JGU_v1, whole genome shotgun sequence window:
- the LOC139813983 gene encoding protein trachealess-like isoform X3, which produces MLPYQVAMDYGGFQRQSPVGVGVGVGVGGPHQGAAGAININPAFTHSWFVPADLCVPYKQSQGPLLEPGILELRKEKSRDAARSRRGKENFEFYELAKMLPLPAAITSQLDKASIIRLTISYLKLRDFSSHGDPPWSRDGPPPSKSVKGANRVRSSTSAAIDHFEIHQGTHILQSLDGFAMAVAADGRFLYISETVSIYLGLSQVEMTGSSVFDYVHQQDHAEVAEQLGLGLASSTSTSAPHSSNSGLASPSSGASEEHGSSSTANPDVSSVMSLSSSGLYKGYDRAFCVRMKSTLTKRGCHFKSSGYRVVLLLCRLRPQFIFSHARKSSPPLMGMVGLAIALPPPSVHEIRLETDMFVTRINFDFRIAHCEPKVSDLLDYTADELTGKNLYTLCHGEDANRLRKSHVDLIHKGQVLTHYYRLMNKSGGFTWLQTCATVVCNSKNAEEQNIICVNYVISGREYENLIMDCCQLEDGVSGVKREDTAGNDPENGSPDADRGEGRSRGGPANQHQEQSHRSPPEEQEESHASESEKRGSRHNDNIAQLQQESQTAVGNLDTLVVRLRGHKRKIHDDDSSSNEEEDEEEASPVKETNGERTRALSPSATSTHSISATEQALCSTSPKSSRRAEGSRMDSAESTGTSVKDLEQAMSKHLPGSSLNKSNSPAALHQPTDFSTDALLKQQQQRSTIQWIGAHHHLGHLSPQQSAAAPLPASALLRQLYAANRESVIRANVHGITSSGGTRAPTSAGIYYPGETAPNGPLPTPPGSEGSSTYGEHQFVLAAHNQKASNGTSCADAFTSLVSSYTSATAAGYSVDYHSAMTPPSSVSPRDSKQQQQQQQQQQQQQQQQQQQQLHPVNVISSYEGSSAYADPVLRHQYEPAQPLPLKPQVYSATVHPSALDAAAAYASAGLTEQPQFYHHPASSAGFHIYHPSNKSTANGWYTSAS; this is translated from the exons CATCTTGGAGTTGCGCAAGGAGAAGAGCCGGGACGCGGCGAGGTCGCGGCGGGGTAAAGAGAACTTCGAGTTCTACGAGCTCGCAAAAATGCTACCACTCCCGGCGGCCATCACCTCCCAGTTGGACAAGGCCTCCATAATAAGGCTAACGATCTCGTACCTCAAACTACGCGACTTCTCCAGTCACGGTGATCCGCCGTGGTCCCGGGACGGTCCACCGCCCAGCAAATCCGTCAAAG GTGCTAACCGAGTCAGATCATCGACGAGCGCGGCGATAGATCATTTCGAAATTCATCAAGGTACCCACATATTACAG TCCCTGGACGGCTTCGCGATGGCTGTCGCGGCTGATGGTAGATTCCTGTACATATCCGAGACCGTTTCGATATATCTCGGCCTCTCACAG gTAGAGATGACGGGCTCGAGCGTTTTCGACTACGTCCATCAGCAAGATCACGCTGAGGTCGCCGAGCAGCTCGGTCTGGGTCTCGCGTCGTCAACGAGCACCTCGGCCCCGCACTCGTCCAATTCCGGTCTGGCCTCACCGAGCAGCGGTGCCTCGGAGGAGCACGGTTCGTCCTCAACTGCGAATCCCGACG TGTCCTCGGTAATGTCGCTGTCGTCGAGTGGACTCTACAAGGGGTACGACCGGGCGTTTTGCGTTAGGATGAAATCCACTCTAACGAAGAGGGGGTGTCATTTCAAGTCGTCGGGTTATCGG GTCGTGCTGTTGCTGTGTCGTTTGAGGCCACAATTTATATTCAGCCACGCAAGAAAGTCCTCGCCGCCTTTGATGGGCATGGTCGGGCTGGCCATCGCGCTTCCACCGCCCAGCGTGCACGAAATTCGTCTCGAGACCGATATGTTCGTCACACGGATCAATTTCGACTTTCGGATAGCGCATTGCGAACCAAA GGTGTCCGATTTGCTGGACTACACCGCCGACGAATTGACGGGGAAGAATCTTTACACGCTGTGCCACGGCGAGGACGCGAATCGTCTCCGAAAGTCCCACGTAGACC TGATCCATAAAGGACAAGTGCTGACGCATTACTATCGGCTGATGAACAAGAGTGGCGGATTCACGTGGCTGCAGACGTGCGCTACCGTCGTGTGCAATTCGAAAAATGCCGAGGAGCAGAATATCATTTGCGTCAATTATGTCATAAG CGGTCGAGAatacgaaaatttaattatggaCTGCTGTCAGTTAGAGGACGGTGTCAGCGGCGTCAAAAGGGAAGATACAGCCGGGAACGATCCGGAGAACGGATCGCCGGACGCTGACAGAGGAG AGGGTCGTAGTCGAGGCGGCCCTGCGAATCAGCATCAGGAGCAATCGCATCGGTCGCCGCCCGAGGAACAGGAGGAGAGCCACGCGTCGGAAAGCGAGAAGCGAGGTAGCCGGCATAACGACAATATAGCCCAGTTGCAACAGGAGTCGCAAACAGCGGTCGGGAATCTCGACACGCTCGTGGTAAGACTGCGAGGGCACAAACGGAAGATCCATGACGACGACAGTAGCTCCAACGAAGAGGAGGACGAAGAGGAGGCTAGTCCGGTGAAGGAAACGAACGGCGAGAGAACCCGCGCGCTTAGTCCTAGCGCGACGTCCACGCATTCGATCTCGGCCACCGAACAGGCGCTCTGTTCGACCAGTCCAaagtcgtcgcgtcgcgccgagGGCAGCAGGATGGACAGTGCCGAAAGTACGGGAACCTCGGTGAAAGATCTGGAACAGGCTATGTCGAAGCACCTACCGGGGAGCTCGCTGAACAAGTCCAACTCCCCGGCGGCGCTTCACCAGCCGACAGATTTCAGCACGGACGCGTTGTTgaagcagcagcaacagcggAGTACGATACAGTGGATCGGCGCGCACCATCATCTAGGCCATCTGAGTCCGCAGCAGTCTGCCGCCGCCCCTTTACCCGCCTCCGCGCTCCTTAGGCAACTTTACGCTGCCAATCGGGAGAGCGTGATACGCGCCAATGTGCACGGAATCACGTCGAGCGGCGGTACGCGCGCACCCACGTCGGCCGGTATCTACTACCCGGGCGAAACCGCCCCGAATGGACCTCTACCCACGCCGCCGGGCTCGGAGGGCTCCAGCACGTACGGCGAGCACCAATTTGTTCTCGCCGCTCACAATCAAAAAGCATCAAACGGCACTAGCTGCGCCGACGCTTTCACCAGTCTAGTTTCATCGTACACATCCGCCACCGCGGCCGGCTACTCGGTGGACTATCATTCGGCGATGACGCCACCGTCGTCGGTCTCGCCACGGGACAGcaagcagcagcaacagcagcagcaacagcaacagcagcagcaacagcagcagcagcagcagcaactgCATCCCGTAAACGTGATAAGCAGCTACGAAGGCTCGTCGGCGTACGCGGACCCCGTTCTTCGTCACCAGTACGAACCGGCCCAGCCGTTACCCTTGAAGCCCCAGGTGTACTCGGCCACTGTCCATCCGAGTGCCTTAGACGCCGCGGCGGCATACGCCTCGGCAGGTCTGACGGAACAACCGCAGTTCTACCATCATCCGGCCAGTAGCGCCGGCTTCCACATCTACCACCCGAGCAACAAGTCGACGGCGAACGGCTGGTACACTTCGGCCTCCTAG
- the LOC139813983 gene encoding protein trachealess-like isoform X4 — MLPYQVAMDYGGFQRQSPVGVGVGVGVGGPHQGAAGAININPAFTHSCILELRKEKSRDAARSRRGKENFEFYELAKMLPLPAAITSQLDKASIIRLTISYLKLRDFSSHGDPPWSRDGPPPSKSVKGANRVRSSTSAAIDHFEIHQGTHILQSLDGFAMAVAADGRFLYISETVSIYLGLSQVEMTGSSVFDYVHQQDHAEVAEQLGLGLASSTSTSAPHSSNSGLASPSSGASEEHGSSSTANPDVSSVMSLSSSGLYKGYDRAFCVRMKSTLTKRGCHFKSSGYRVVLLLCRLRPQFIFSHARKSSPPLMGMVGLAIALPPPSVHEIRLETDMFVTRINFDFRIAHCEPKVSDLLDYTADELTGKNLYTLCHGEDANRLRKSHVDLIHKGQVLTHYYRLMNKSGGFTWLQTCATVVCNSKNAEEQNIICVNYVISGREYENLIMDCCQLEDGVSGVKREDTAGNDPENGSPDADRGEGRSRGGPANQHQEQSHRSPPEEQEESHASESEKRGSRHNDNIAQLQQESQTAVGNLDTLVVRLRGHKRKIHDDDSSSNEEEDEEEASPVKETNGERTRALSPSATSTHSISATEQALCSTSPKSSRRAEGSRMDSAESTGTSVKDLEQAMSKHLPGSSLNKSNSPAALHQPTDFSTDALLKQQQQRSTIQWIGAHHHLGHLSPQQSAAAPLPASALLRQLYAANRESVIRANVHGITSSGGTRAPTSAGIYYPGETAPNGPLPTPPGSEGSSTYGEHQFVLAAHNQKASNGTSCADAFTSLVSSYTSATAAGYSVDYHSAMTPPSSVSPRDSKQQQQQQQQQQQQQQQQQQQQLHPVNVISSYEGSSAYADPVLRHQYEPAQPLPLKPQVYSATVHPSALDAAAAYASAGLTEQPQFYHHPASSAGFHIYHPSNKSTANGWYTSAS; from the exons CATCTTGGAGTTGCGCAAGGAGAAGAGCCGGGACGCGGCGAGGTCGCGGCGGGGTAAAGAGAACTTCGAGTTCTACGAGCTCGCAAAAATGCTACCACTCCCGGCGGCCATCACCTCCCAGTTGGACAAGGCCTCCATAATAAGGCTAACGATCTCGTACCTCAAACTACGCGACTTCTCCAGTCACGGTGATCCGCCGTGGTCCCGGGACGGTCCACCGCCCAGCAAATCCGTCAAAG GTGCTAACCGAGTCAGATCATCGACGAGCGCGGCGATAGATCATTTCGAAATTCATCAAGGTACCCACATATTACAG TCCCTGGACGGCTTCGCGATGGCTGTCGCGGCTGATGGTAGATTCCTGTACATATCCGAGACCGTTTCGATATATCTCGGCCTCTCACAG gTAGAGATGACGGGCTCGAGCGTTTTCGACTACGTCCATCAGCAAGATCACGCTGAGGTCGCCGAGCAGCTCGGTCTGGGTCTCGCGTCGTCAACGAGCACCTCGGCCCCGCACTCGTCCAATTCCGGTCTGGCCTCACCGAGCAGCGGTGCCTCGGAGGAGCACGGTTCGTCCTCAACTGCGAATCCCGACG TGTCCTCGGTAATGTCGCTGTCGTCGAGTGGACTCTACAAGGGGTACGACCGGGCGTTTTGCGTTAGGATGAAATCCACTCTAACGAAGAGGGGGTGTCATTTCAAGTCGTCGGGTTATCGG GTCGTGCTGTTGCTGTGTCGTTTGAGGCCACAATTTATATTCAGCCACGCAAGAAAGTCCTCGCCGCCTTTGATGGGCATGGTCGGGCTGGCCATCGCGCTTCCACCGCCCAGCGTGCACGAAATTCGTCTCGAGACCGATATGTTCGTCACACGGATCAATTTCGACTTTCGGATAGCGCATTGCGAACCAAA GGTGTCCGATTTGCTGGACTACACCGCCGACGAATTGACGGGGAAGAATCTTTACACGCTGTGCCACGGCGAGGACGCGAATCGTCTCCGAAAGTCCCACGTAGACC TGATCCATAAAGGACAAGTGCTGACGCATTACTATCGGCTGATGAACAAGAGTGGCGGATTCACGTGGCTGCAGACGTGCGCTACCGTCGTGTGCAATTCGAAAAATGCCGAGGAGCAGAATATCATTTGCGTCAATTATGTCATAAG CGGTCGAGAatacgaaaatttaattatggaCTGCTGTCAGTTAGAGGACGGTGTCAGCGGCGTCAAAAGGGAAGATACAGCCGGGAACGATCCGGAGAACGGATCGCCGGACGCTGACAGAGGAG AGGGTCGTAGTCGAGGCGGCCCTGCGAATCAGCATCAGGAGCAATCGCATCGGTCGCCGCCCGAGGAACAGGAGGAGAGCCACGCGTCGGAAAGCGAGAAGCGAGGTAGCCGGCATAACGACAATATAGCCCAGTTGCAACAGGAGTCGCAAACAGCGGTCGGGAATCTCGACACGCTCGTGGTAAGACTGCGAGGGCACAAACGGAAGATCCATGACGACGACAGTAGCTCCAACGAAGAGGAGGACGAAGAGGAGGCTAGTCCGGTGAAGGAAACGAACGGCGAGAGAACCCGCGCGCTTAGTCCTAGCGCGACGTCCACGCATTCGATCTCGGCCACCGAACAGGCGCTCTGTTCGACCAGTCCAaagtcgtcgcgtcgcgccgagGGCAGCAGGATGGACAGTGCCGAAAGTACGGGAACCTCGGTGAAAGATCTGGAACAGGCTATGTCGAAGCACCTACCGGGGAGCTCGCTGAACAAGTCCAACTCCCCGGCGGCGCTTCACCAGCCGACAGATTTCAGCACGGACGCGTTGTTgaagcagcagcaacagcggAGTACGATACAGTGGATCGGCGCGCACCATCATCTAGGCCATCTGAGTCCGCAGCAGTCTGCCGCCGCCCCTTTACCCGCCTCCGCGCTCCTTAGGCAACTTTACGCTGCCAATCGGGAGAGCGTGATACGCGCCAATGTGCACGGAATCACGTCGAGCGGCGGTACGCGCGCACCCACGTCGGCCGGTATCTACTACCCGGGCGAAACCGCCCCGAATGGACCTCTACCCACGCCGCCGGGCTCGGAGGGCTCCAGCACGTACGGCGAGCACCAATTTGTTCTCGCCGCTCACAATCAAAAAGCATCAAACGGCACTAGCTGCGCCGACGCTTTCACCAGTCTAGTTTCATCGTACACATCCGCCACCGCGGCCGGCTACTCGGTGGACTATCATTCGGCGATGACGCCACCGTCGTCGGTCTCGCCACGGGACAGcaagcagcagcaacagcagcagcaacagcaacagcagcagcaacagcagcagcagcagcagcaactgCATCCCGTAAACGTGATAAGCAGCTACGAAGGCTCGTCGGCGTACGCGGACCCCGTTCTTCGTCACCAGTACGAACCGGCCCAGCCGTTACCCTTGAAGCCCCAGGTGTACTCGGCCACTGTCCATCCGAGTGCCTTAGACGCCGCGGCGGCATACGCCTCGGCAGGTCTGACGGAACAACCGCAGTTCTACCATCATCCGGCCAGTAGCGCCGGCTTCCACATCTACCACCCGAGCAACAAGTCGACGGCGAACGGCTGGTACACTTCGGCCTCCTAG
- the LOC139813983 gene encoding protein trachealess-like isoform X5, with product MLPLPAAITSQLDKASIIRLTISYLKLRDFSSHGDPPWSRDGPPPSKSVKGANRVRSSTSAAIDHFEIHQGTHILQSLDGFAMAVAADGRFLYISETVSIYLGLSQVEMTGSSVFDYVHQQDHAEVAEQLGLGLASSTSTSAPHSSNSGLASPSSGASEEHGSSSTANPDVSSVMSLSSSGLYKGYDRAFCVRMKSTLTKRGCHFKSSGYRVVLLLCRLRPQFIFSHARKSSPPLMGMVGLAIALPPPSVHEIRLETDMFVTRINFDFRIAHCEPKVSDLLDYTADELTGKNLYTLCHGEDANRLRKSHVDLIHKGQVLTHYYRLMNKSGGFTWLQTCATVVCNSKNAEEQNIICVNYVISGREYENLIMDCCQLEDGVSGVKREDTAGNDPENGSPDADRGEGRSRGGPANQHQEQSHRSPPEEQEESHASESEKRGSRHNDNIAQLQQESQTAVGNLDTLVVRLRGHKRKIHDDDSSSNEEEDEEEASPVKETNGERTRALSPSATSTHSISATEQALCSTSPKSSRRAEGSRMDSAESTGTSVKDLEQAMSKHLPGSSLNKSNSPAALHQPTDFSTDALLKQQQQRSTIQWIGAHHHLGHLSPQQSAAAPLPASALLRQLYAANRESVIRANVHGITSSGGTRAPTSAGIYYPGETAPNGPLPTPPGSEGSSTYGEHQFVLAAHNQKASNGTSCADAFTSLVSSYTSATAAGYSVDYHSAMTPPSSVSPRDSKQQQQQQQQQQQQQQQQQQQQLHPVNVISSYEGSSAYADPVLRHQYEPAQPLPLKPQVYSATVHPSALDAAAAYASAGLTEQPQFYHHPASSAGFHIYHPSNKSTANGWYTSAS from the exons ATGCTACCACTCCCGGCGGCCATCACCTCCCAGTTGGACAAGGCCTCCATAATAAGGCTAACGATCTCGTACCTCAAACTACGCGACTTCTCCAGTCACGGTGATCCGCCGTGGTCCCGGGACGGTCCACCGCCCAGCAAATCCGTCAAAG GTGCTAACCGAGTCAGATCATCGACGAGCGCGGCGATAGATCATTTCGAAATTCATCAAGGTACCCACATATTACAG TCCCTGGACGGCTTCGCGATGGCTGTCGCGGCTGATGGTAGATTCCTGTACATATCCGAGACCGTTTCGATATATCTCGGCCTCTCACAG gTAGAGATGACGGGCTCGAGCGTTTTCGACTACGTCCATCAGCAAGATCACGCTGAGGTCGCCGAGCAGCTCGGTCTGGGTCTCGCGTCGTCAACGAGCACCTCGGCCCCGCACTCGTCCAATTCCGGTCTGGCCTCACCGAGCAGCGGTGCCTCGGAGGAGCACGGTTCGTCCTCAACTGCGAATCCCGACG TGTCCTCGGTAATGTCGCTGTCGTCGAGTGGACTCTACAAGGGGTACGACCGGGCGTTTTGCGTTAGGATGAAATCCACTCTAACGAAGAGGGGGTGTCATTTCAAGTCGTCGGGTTATCGG GTCGTGCTGTTGCTGTGTCGTTTGAGGCCACAATTTATATTCAGCCACGCAAGAAAGTCCTCGCCGCCTTTGATGGGCATGGTCGGGCTGGCCATCGCGCTTCCACCGCCCAGCGTGCACGAAATTCGTCTCGAGACCGATATGTTCGTCACACGGATCAATTTCGACTTTCGGATAGCGCATTGCGAACCAAA GGTGTCCGATTTGCTGGACTACACCGCCGACGAATTGACGGGGAAGAATCTTTACACGCTGTGCCACGGCGAGGACGCGAATCGTCTCCGAAAGTCCCACGTAGACC TGATCCATAAAGGACAAGTGCTGACGCATTACTATCGGCTGATGAACAAGAGTGGCGGATTCACGTGGCTGCAGACGTGCGCTACCGTCGTGTGCAATTCGAAAAATGCCGAGGAGCAGAATATCATTTGCGTCAATTATGTCATAAG CGGTCGAGAatacgaaaatttaattatggaCTGCTGTCAGTTAGAGGACGGTGTCAGCGGCGTCAAAAGGGAAGATACAGCCGGGAACGATCCGGAGAACGGATCGCCGGACGCTGACAGAGGAG AGGGTCGTAGTCGAGGCGGCCCTGCGAATCAGCATCAGGAGCAATCGCATCGGTCGCCGCCCGAGGAACAGGAGGAGAGCCACGCGTCGGAAAGCGAGAAGCGAGGTAGCCGGCATAACGACAATATAGCCCAGTTGCAACAGGAGTCGCAAACAGCGGTCGGGAATCTCGACACGCTCGTGGTAAGACTGCGAGGGCACAAACGGAAGATCCATGACGACGACAGTAGCTCCAACGAAGAGGAGGACGAAGAGGAGGCTAGTCCGGTGAAGGAAACGAACGGCGAGAGAACCCGCGCGCTTAGTCCTAGCGCGACGTCCACGCATTCGATCTCGGCCACCGAACAGGCGCTCTGTTCGACCAGTCCAaagtcgtcgcgtcgcgccgagGGCAGCAGGATGGACAGTGCCGAAAGTACGGGAACCTCGGTGAAAGATCTGGAACAGGCTATGTCGAAGCACCTACCGGGGAGCTCGCTGAACAAGTCCAACTCCCCGGCGGCGCTTCACCAGCCGACAGATTTCAGCACGGACGCGTTGTTgaagcagcagcaacagcggAGTACGATACAGTGGATCGGCGCGCACCATCATCTAGGCCATCTGAGTCCGCAGCAGTCTGCCGCCGCCCCTTTACCCGCCTCCGCGCTCCTTAGGCAACTTTACGCTGCCAATCGGGAGAGCGTGATACGCGCCAATGTGCACGGAATCACGTCGAGCGGCGGTACGCGCGCACCCACGTCGGCCGGTATCTACTACCCGGGCGAAACCGCCCCGAATGGACCTCTACCCACGCCGCCGGGCTCGGAGGGCTCCAGCACGTACGGCGAGCACCAATTTGTTCTCGCCGCTCACAATCAAAAAGCATCAAACGGCACTAGCTGCGCCGACGCTTTCACCAGTCTAGTTTCATCGTACACATCCGCCACCGCGGCCGGCTACTCGGTGGACTATCATTCGGCGATGACGCCACCGTCGTCGGTCTCGCCACGGGACAGcaagcagcagcaacagcagcagcaacagcaacagcagcagcaacagcagcagcagcagcagcaactgCATCCCGTAAACGTGATAAGCAGCTACGAAGGCTCGTCGGCGTACGCGGACCCCGTTCTTCGTCACCAGTACGAACCGGCCCAGCCGTTACCCTTGAAGCCCCAGGTGTACTCGGCCACTGTCCATCCGAGTGCCTTAGACGCCGCGGCGGCATACGCCTCGGCAGGTCTGACGGAACAACCGCAGTTCTACCATCATCCGGCCAGTAGCGCCGGCTTCCACATCTACCACCCGAGCAACAAGTCGACGGCGAACGGCTGGTACACTTCGGCCTCCTAG